A window of Roseiflexus castenholzii DSM 13941 genomic DNA:
GACTCACTCCCGCCGCAGGCGCTGCATCATACGCGCGTAGAAGGTGCTCTGCGGATAAACACGCGCAAAAGTGCAACAGCGTTGGGAACGCCGAACAATGACGCGATCACCTTCGTGCAGCGCGATATGGTCGTGCCCGTCGGCAGAGAAGCCTGCCGGGTGACGACTCTGGAGCGTCAGGGTTACCACTGCATCCTCGTGCAGCACCAGCGATGGAACATTCGTCAGGTGAGCAGCCACCGGCACCAGCACCAGCGCCGTCGAGCGCGGATCGATAATGGGACCGCCGGCTGCCAGCGCATATGCTGTCGATCCGGTGGCGCTCGCAACGATCACCCCGTCGGCGTGATAGGTCGTCAGGCGCGCATCATAGATTTCGACGTCGACAAGCACCGTGCGATTAATATCGCCGCGGGCAACAATAATTTCATTGAGCGCCAGGATCGGTGAGACCGTAATACCATCAGCGCGCAGCACCGTCGCCTCAACCAGCGTGCGCGAGTCGAGCCAGAAGCGGCCCGCAAGCATATCTTCAAGCCCCTGGTAGAGGGTGGATGGTTCGAGTTCCGCCATGAAATTGAGCCGCCCCAGTGCGACGGGCAGTACCGGAACACCGCTGGGAATGGCGAGGCGCGCTGCGCGCAGCACCGTGCCATCCCCTCCAAGGGCGAGCACTAGATCGGTATGATCGACGGCGTGCTGTGCGCGCCCCTCGTGCGATACACCACGCCAGACCTGGATCGAACGCTCGGTCAGCCAACCGGCGACTTCGCCGGACATGTGCAGCGATTCATCGGAATAAGGATTGAAGATAATAGCCACTCGCTTGATCGGTTTCACGCAGCATACTCCTGTGCCGCAGCAACAACAGCATCGGCGACTTGAACAATACTGACAAGATGCCCAAATTGGGGAGCAGCGGGACCAACAACGAGCAGTGGTACAGGATTGCGTGTATGGGTCGATGATGACAGGCTTTCGACATTGCCGTGGTCGCTGGTGAGCACGAGTGTATCGCCAGGACGCAGTACATCCAATGCACCTCTGATCATGCTATCGACCCGTTCCATCGCCATATGAACCTGTTCCGCAATCGATGGGGGTGATCGATCGGGCGCAGCAAGATGCGCCAGACGCCCATGACCGGCGAGATCGGTCAGGAATGTCTCGAAGAACACCAGATCGTATCGGGCAGCCAGTCGCGCCAGACGCTCTCCGGCGACATGCGCTGCAATCACGGGTGCATCGCCGCCACCGGCGCGGATCGTTTCGCCGGTAATGTCCCACGTCAGTGCGCTGCCGGTGCGCAGGTCGTGATCGCTGCGAAAACGCACACCCGCGCCTTCGGCAGCGATGACGCTCGCCGAACGACGAAGCCTTCGCGCCGCCAGCGCTTCCCAATACCGCACACCAAACGCATTAGCGAACGCCACACGCCTTCCCGCTTCGGTAAGGCGGCGGAAAATGCTGCGCTCCGCCAGGATCGAGCGCAGCGCCACGGGCGGGAAATGCGGTTGATGACGCCCATGAAGCGCGGCAGCATTCACACCTGCCAGCAACGCCGTCTGACCGGTGCCGCTCTGCGGCAATCCTGTCACCCCCATGGTTGCGTCGAGTGGGCGCAAGAGCGCATGGGAAGAAGCGCCGGCGCGCTCGATCGTTAATGCACCGTTGAGCAGGGCATTCATCGTGGGGGTCGGTGCATCCGAAAGCGGATTGTCACGCCCGGCTGACGCCAGCCCAACGCCATCGATAAATACAAAGAGAATGCTCACACCACAACGTTAAGTCAAGAGAATATCAGTGCAGGCAGTATAGAGCAACCTGATGCAGTGCGCAAACTTGACAGCCACGCTGCTGCCGTGTATACTTCCCCTCTCGTAAATGAACGATCCGCACAGGCTCACCTCCCATACCTCGACCGGAGCAACCGGGCATTCAGGAGCAAGCCAGAGCGGAGCCTTCGTAGGCGCCGTCCAGGATAACGCCAGCGTATGGCATGACAGGTCGCGCATAAGGTGCGAGGATGCCTGTATGTGCCCGGAAGCGCCTTCCGCCCTGACGAAGG
This region includes:
- a CDS encoding NAD(+)/NADH kinase, with the protein product MSGEVAGWLTERSIQVWRGVSHEGRAQHAVDHTDLVLALGGDGTVLRAARLAIPSGVPVLPVALGRLNFMAELEPSTLYQGLEDMLAGRFWLDSRTLVEATVLRADGITVSPILALNEIIVARGDINRTVLVDVEIYDARLTTYHADGVIVASATGSTAYALAAGGPIIDPRSTALVLVPVAAHLTNVPSLVLHEDAVVTLTLQSRHPAGFSADGHDHIALHEGDRVIVRRSQRCCTFARVYPQSTFYARMMQRLRRE
- a CDS encoding metalloenzyme, translated to MSILFVFIDGVGLASAGRDNPLSDAPTPTMNALLNGALTIERAGASSHALLRPLDATMGVTGLPQSGTGQTALLAGVNAAALHGRHQPHFPPVALRSILAERSIFRRLTEAGRRVAFANAFGVRYWEALAARRLRRSASVIAAEGAGVRFRSDHDLRTGSALTWDITGETIRAGGGDAPVIAAHVAGERLARLAARYDLVFFETFLTDLAGHGRLAHLAAPDRSPPSIAEQVHMAMERVDSMIRGALDVLRPGDTLVLTSDHGNVESLSSSTHTRNPVPLLVVGPAAPQFGHLVSIVQVADAVVAAAQEYAA